One Paraburkholderia fungorum genomic region harbors:
- a CDS encoding helix-turn-helix domain-containing protein, giving the protein MNRNEEQALAEAVGRVIARKRVEAGLTQEQVAEQLSLGREAVARVERGTAVPTVVRLVELAELFGCRVEELLAGASTREDDQAAAIARSLRGVALKDRQMLVDWVETFAQRLRK; this is encoded by the coding sequence ATGAATCGAAACGAAGAACAGGCGTTGGCCGAAGCAGTCGGCCGTGTGATCGCGCGCAAGCGCGTCGAGGCAGGGTTGACGCAGGAACAGGTGGCGGAGCAACTATCGCTCGGACGGGAAGCGGTTGCGCGAGTCGAACGCGGCACGGCCGTGCCGACGGTCGTGCGTCTGGTGGAATTGGCGGAGCTGTTTGGCTGTCGCGTGGAGGAACTGCTGGCCGGCGCGTCGACCCGCGAAGACGATCAGGCCGCAGCGATCGCGCGCAGCCTGCGTGGCGTAGCATTGAAGGATCGGCAGATGCTGGTCGACTGGGTCGAGACGTTCGCACAGCGTCTACGCAAATAG